A DNA window from Leptolyngbya sp. KIOST-1 contains the following coding sequences:
- a CDS encoding BrnT family toxin, protein MEFEFDENKSRSNKLKHGVDFVEAQVLWQDDDRIEVPARTSDEPRLVIVGKIGTKIWTAVVTYREGKVRIIPVRRARQQEVELYEGGSV, encoded by the coding sequence ATGGAGTTTGAGTTTGACGAGAACAAGAGCCGATCAAACAAGCTCAAGCATGGGGTGGATTTTGTCGAAGCTCAGGTGCTTTGGCAGGATGACGATCGCATTGAAGTGCCTGCCCGCACCTCAGACGAGCCGAGATTGGTTATCGTAGGGAAAATTGGCACAAAGATATGGACGGCGGTTGTGACCTACCGAGAAGGGAAAGTTCGCATTATCCCCGTTAGGCGAGCACGACAGCAGGAGGTGGAACTGTATGAAGGCGGAAGCGTTTGA
- the bchL gene encoding ferredoxin:protochlorophyllide reductase (ATP-dependent) iron-sulfur ATP-binding protein, with the protein MVHQTLKLSVYGKGGIGKSTTSCNISVALAKRGRKVLQIGCDPKHDSTFTLTGFLIPTIIDTLQEKNFHYEDVWAEDVIYKGYGGVHCVEAGGPPAGAGCGGYVVGETVKLLKELNAFDEYDVILFDVLGDVVCGGFAAPLNYSDYCLIVTDNGFDALFAANRIAASVREKARTHPLRLAGLIGNRTSKRDLIDKYIEHVPMPVLEILPLIEDIRISRVKGKTVFEMAESDPSLDPVCQYYLNIADQILARPEGVVPQDAADRELFSLLSDFYLNPPASAPKQEVDEMDLMMV; encoded by the coding sequence ATGGTTCACCAGACTCTCAAGCTTTCTGTGTACGGGAAAGGGGGCATTGGTAAGTCCACCACCAGCTGCAACATTTCGGTGGCCCTGGCCAAGCGGGGCCGCAAGGTACTGCAAATTGGCTGTGACCCCAAGCACGACAGCACCTTTACCCTCACCGGGTTCCTCATTCCCACCATCATCGACACCCTGCAAGAAAAGAACTTCCACTACGAAGACGTGTGGGCCGAAGATGTGATCTACAAGGGCTACGGCGGCGTGCACTGTGTGGAGGCGGGCGGCCCTCCAGCGGGGGCGGGCTGCGGCGGCTACGTGGTGGGCGAAACCGTGAAGCTGCTGAAGGAACTCAACGCCTTCGACGAGTACGACGTGATTCTCTTCGATGTGCTGGGGGACGTGGTCTGCGGCGGCTTTGCGGCCCCGCTGAACTACTCCGACTACTGCCTGATTGTCACCGACAACGGCTTTGATGCCCTGTTTGCCGCCAACCGCATTGCCGCCTCGGTGCGCGAAAAGGCCCGCACCCACCCCCTGCGCCTGGCCGGGCTGATCGGCAACCGCACCTCCAAGCGCGATCTGATCGACAAGTACATCGAGCATGTGCCCATGCCGGTACTGGAAATTCTGCCGCTGATTGAGGACATCCGCATCTCGCGGGTGAAGGGCAAGACGGTGTTTGAGATGGCCGAGAGCGATCCCTCTCTGGATCCGGTGTGCCAGTACTACCTCAACATCGCCGACCAGATTCTGGCCCGCCCCGAGGGCGTGGTACCCCAGGATGCCGCCGATCGCGAACTGTTTAGCCTGCTGTCGGACTTCTACCTCAACCCGCCCGCAAGCGCGCCCAAGCAGGAGGTCGATGAGATGGATCTAATGATGGTTTAG
- a CDS encoding SMC-Scp complex subunit ScpB, with amino-acid sequence MSTLATTIEAILYLKGQPLDIGKLAELARCDREDVEEGLIELMDEYAHRDGALEIVETVDGYCLQLKERFGLLHGRQPAGNLPGPLPYPLWHDGAGNRHPLYG; translated from the coding sequence ATGTCTACTCTGGCCACCACCATCGAAGCGATTCTGTACCTCAAAGGGCAGCCCCTCGACATCGGCAAACTGGCCGAACTGGCCCGCTGCGATCGCGAAGACGTTGAAGAAGGGCTGATCGAGCTGATGGACGAGTACGCCCACCGCGACGGTGCCCTCGAAATCGTCGAAACCGTCGATGGCTACTGCCTCCAGCTCAAAGAACGCTTCGGTCTACTTCATGGGCGACAACCTGCTGGAAATCTCCCTGGCCCGCTTCCTTACCCGCTGTGGCATGACGGTGCAGGAAATCGGCATCCCCTATATGGATAA
- a CDS encoding REP-associated tyrosine transposase gives MPRRKVAFLPGHYYHLYNRGNNRQNIFFDREHYLFFLRQFRHHVAAEAADVIAYCLMPNHYHFLVYLREDSLSEKMGYLSLSYTKAINKRCQRSGGLFQGPFQAIHVDAEAYLLNLSRYIHLNPVKAGLVQRPEDWEFSSYQEYVERRRGTLPHYRGLQQQAGGATAYQAFVESESVLMPAALQSLMLDE, from the coding sequence ATGCCGCGCCGAAAAGTTGCCTTTTTGCCAGGGCACTACTATCACCTCTACAACCGAGGCAATAATCGGCAGAATATCTTCTTCGATCGCGAGCACTACCTCTTCTTTCTGCGCCAGTTTCGCCACCATGTGGCCGCCGAAGCTGCTGATGTGATCGCCTACTGCCTGATGCCGAACCACTACCATTTCCTGGTGTATCTGCGAGAAGACAGTCTCTCGGAGAAAATGGGATACCTATCTCTGTCCTACACGAAGGCGATCAACAAGCGGTGCCAGCGCTCTGGAGGGCTTTTCCAGGGGCCGTTTCAAGCGATTCATGTGGATGCTGAGGCCTATCTGCTGAACCTATCTCGCTATATTCACCTGAATCCGGTGAAGGCGGGGTTGGTGCAGCGCCCGGAGGATTGGGAGTTTTCGAGCTATCAGGAGTACGTGGAACGGCGCAGGGGAACGCTGCCCCATTACCGAGGGTTGCAACAACAGGCCGGTGGAGCGACGGCCTACCAAGCTTTTGTGGAATCTGAGTCTGTTCTGATGCCAGCGGCGCTACAGAGTTTGATGCTCGATGAGTAG
- a CDS encoding DUF6399 domain-containing protein, whose amino-acid sequence MRRRSSLHNFDLKRPDGTTAAQRLFGQEFPDLFESVLSTFTELPMPRRSSSSQLPNPWYGQPVSA is encoded by the coding sequence ATTCGCCGTAGAAGCTCTCTCCACAATTTTGACCTCAAGCGTCCTGATGGTACGACAGCGGCTCAGCGACTCTTTGGCCAGGAGTTTCCTGACCTCTTTGAGTCCGTCTTGAGTACCTTCACAGAGTTACCTATGCCTAGGCGGTCTTCTTCGTCACAACTGCCCAATCCCTGGTACGGTCAACCTGTCTCGGCTTAA
- a CDS encoding DUF2283 domain-containing protein, producing MPNNAFTNTLKIYYDEVGKTLTVWFSDPAEEFIAEETGEEVLLIKNQAGTVIGFERLNYELAAGSSPVVELISA from the coding sequence ATGCCTAACAACGCTTTTACGAACACCCTGAAAATTTACTATGACGAGGTTGGCAAAACGCTGACGGTCTGGTTTAGTGACCCCGCTGAAGAATTTATTGCTGAGGAAACGGGTGAAGAGGTGTTGCTGATTAAAAACCAGGCAGGCACGGTGATTGGGTTTGAGCGTTTAAACTATGAGCTTGCAGCGGGTAGTAGCCCCGTTGTTGAACTCATCAGCGCTTAG
- a CDS encoding DUF4926 domain-containing protein has product MLKELDVVTLTHNLPEHGLPKGSRGAIVHCYRDKQAFEVEFVAESGDTLALLTLEKGDIQAYCPQSSG; this is encoded by the coding sequence ATGTTGAAAGAACTGGATGTCGTTACGCTTACCCACAATCTTCCTGAACATGGCTTACCGAAGGGTAGTCGGGGTGCAATTGTGCACTGCTATAGGGATAAGCAAGCGTTTGAGGTAGAGTTTGTGGCTGAGTCTGGGGACACTCTAGCCCTGCTAACCCTAGAAAAAGGCGATATTCAGGCTTATTGCCCTCAATCATCAGGTTGA
- the aat gene encoding leucyl/phenylalanyl-tRNA--protein transferase: MTFLQYDLDAIIRGYSQGYFLMADGEGDDLGWYSSRQRTLIPLDDRFRYPRSLRRSLNQNRFQVAINQAFEEVVSGCADRDTTWISSELRQVYFELHRAGWAYSFETWQGDELAGGILGLVIGGAFIGESMFFRISEGSKVAMVKLVEHLRQHHFALFDAQMMNPHLERFGAYIVGDREYKSLLKMALKQNCSFL; this comes from the coding sequence GTGACCTTCCTTCAGTACGACCTAGACGCCATCATTCGCGGTTACTCCCAGGGATATTTTTTGATGGCCGACGGGGAGGGCGACGACCTGGGCTGGTACTCAAGCCGCCAGCGCACCCTGATTCCGCTGGACGATCGCTTTCGCTACCCCAGATCGCTGCGGCGATCGCTCAACCAAAATCGCTTTCAGGTCGCCATTAACCAGGCCTTTGAGGAGGTGGTCAGCGGCTGTGCCGATCGCGATACCACCTGGATCTCGAGCGAACTCAGGCAGGTCTACTTCGAACTGCACCGGGCGGGCTGGGCCTACAGCTTTGAAACCTGGCAGGGCGATGAACTGGCGGGGGGCATTCTGGGCCTGGTGATCGGCGGTGCATTTATCGGCGAGTCGATGTTCTTTCGCATTTCTGAAGGCTCCAAGGTGGCGATGGTAAAGCTGGTGGAGCACCTGCGCCAGCACCACTTCGCCCTGTTCGACGCCCAGATGATGAACCCGCACCTGGAGCGATTTGGCGCCTATATAGTGGGCGATCGCGAGTACAAGAGCCTGCTCAAAATGGCGCTCAAGCAAAACTGTAGTTTTCTATGA
- a CDS encoding type II toxin-antitoxin system VapC family toxin gives MSEPTRCVVDASVAIKLFIEQEGSAQAEALFEKLSTQPDTELYVPELFFAECANVLWQYVRRANYPADKAKASLARLRALSLQAIGIQEVVSEALEIAIAHNISAYDACFQIAQHGYQLKPRQVDRTRDWAVVTKKTA, from the coding sequence ATGAGTGAACCCACCCGCTGTGTGGTTGATGCCAGCGTTGCCATTAAGCTTTTTATTGAGCAAGAAGGCTCAGCCCAAGCAGAGGCACTTTTTGAGAAACTGAGCACTCAGCCAGACACTGAGTTGTATGTTCCTGAGCTGTTCTTTGCCGAATGCGCTAATGTGCTCTGGCAGTACGTGCGCCGGGCTAACTATCCGGCGGATAAAGCAAAGGCTAGTTTGGCTCGATTGAGGGCGTTGTCCTTACAAGCAATCGGTATTCAAGAGGTTGTTAGTGAGGCGTTGGAAATTGCGATCGCCCACAATATTTCAGCCTATGATGCCTGCTTTCAGATAGCTCAACATGGGTATCAACTTAAGCCGAGACAGGTTGACCGTACCAGGGATTGGGCAGTTGTGACGAAGAAGACCGCCTAG
- a CDS encoding helix-turn-helix domain-containing protein — MGRASDALKQVLDTYSISQNKLAVTMGISRANVGRWYHGLDPSAENIAQITQALKTLNPLAAKEFVRLYLGTIVED, encoded by the coding sequence ATGGGAAGGGCAAGCGACGCACTGAAGCAGGTTTTAGATACCTACAGCATTAGCCAAAACAAGTTGGCGGTGACGATGGGCATTAGTCGCGCCAATGTGGGACGCTGGTACCACGGGCTAGACCCCAGCGCTGAAAATATTGCCCAGATTACCCAGGCACTGAAAACGCTGAACCCCTTGGCGGCTAAAGAGTTTGTGCGGCTTTACTTGGGAACTATCGTTGAGGATTAA
- the brnA gene encoding type II toxin-antitoxin system BrnA family antitoxin has product MKAEAFDQKFDEGQEDIVDDLDLSQLRRPGYEQKRIDVDFPIWMIEALDREALRLGVSRQSIIKVWIAERLEHA; this is encoded by the coding sequence ATGAAGGCGGAAGCGTTTGACCAAAAGTTTGACGAGGGCCAAGAGGATATTGTTGATGACCTCGATCTGTCTCAGCTCAGACGCCCTGGCTATGAGCAGAAACGCATAGATGTTGATTTCCCAATTTGGATGATTGAGGCGCTGGATCGCGAGGCGCTGCGGTTGGGGGTGAGTCGCCAGTCGATCATCAAGGTGTGGATAGCTGAGCGGTTGGAGCATGCCTAA
- a CDS encoding DUF5331 domain-containing protein, translating into MAFFENFTQVIRQKWLDYVQSNRAWLTLQMQQTSVRTPDGGRRPSSFLVLGVVNALEPKLSNLMVPFYKLNPDEDALVEVLGLNFDPEMVLDNPDHTQTIEANEEQPLLPDSPDM; encoded by the coding sequence ATGGCCTTCTTCGAGAACTTTACCCAAGTCATTCGCCAAAAATGGTTGGACTACGTGCAGTCAAACCGGGCCTGGTTGACGCTGCAAATGCAGCAGACCTCGGTGCGCACCCCCGATGGCGGTCGCCGTCCATCGTCCTTCTTGGTGCTGGGGGTGGTGAATGCCCTGGAGCCCAAGCTGTCGAACCTGATGGTGCCCTTCTACAAGCTCAACCCCGACGAGGACGCGCTGGTGGAGGTGCTGGGGCTGAACTTTGACCCCGAAATGGTGCTGGACAACCCCGACCATACCCAAACCATTGAGGCCAATGAGGAGCAACCACTCCTGCCCGACAGCCCAGATATGTAG
- a CDS encoding DUF5331 domain-containing protein, with product MNSKQLKRSLKIKWLTYYRDNREWIDKLGIWVTSNGHRRPASGFILGALSSLEPDLTTLLPLVVDLSSNPDRIISALGLDISPVKELEALEKAHKLLPSSAQTEVSLAAPEPLTIDAPSPLPANYDDEACSGAGGREIDRPRP from the coding sequence GTGAATAGCAAACAACTGAAGCGATCGCTCAAAATTAAGTGGTTAACCTACTACCGCGACAACCGCGAGTGGATCGACAAATTGGGCATTTGGGTGACCAGTAACGGGCACAGGCGACCGGCGTCGGGTTTTATTTTGGGAGCCCTGTCTTCCCTAGAGCCTGACCTGACCACCCTGCTCCCCCTGGTGGTGGATCTCAGCAGCAACCCCGATCGCATTATTTCCGCCCTGGGTTTAGATATCAGCCCGGTGAAGGAGCTAGAGGCGCTGGAAAAAGCCCACAAGCTGTTGCCTAGCAGTGCCCAAACGGAGGTTTCTCTGGCCGCGCCAGAACCCCTCACCATTGACGCTCCCTCCCCCCTGCCCGCCAACTACGACGACGAAGCCTGCTCCGGTGCAGGCGGACGGGAGATAGATAGACCCAGGCCATAA
- a CDS encoding DUF2281 domain-containing protein has translation MHPIVNEIQNLPPQAQQEVINFVAALIKKQRHDPNHRLKQSWAGAMQAYPYAYTSLSLQKETLDDWANHISEGR, from the coding sequence ATGCACCCTATTGTGAATGAGATCCAAAATTTGCCGCCCCAGGCTCAGCAGGAGGTGATCAATTTTGTTGCGGCGCTGATTAAGAAGCAGCGGCATGACCCTAACCATCGCCTAAAGCAAAGTTGGGCTGGTGCGATGCAAGCGTATCCTTATGCCTACACAAGCCTTAGCTTGCAAAAAGAAACCCTGGACGATTGGGCTAACCATATATCTGAAGGACGATGA
- the dxs gene encoding 1-deoxy-D-xylulose-5-phosphate synthase has translation MHLSDITHPNQLHGLSIRQLEDVARQIREKHLETVAASGGHLGPGLGVVELTLALYQTLDLDRDKVTWDVGHQAYPHKLITGRYHDFHTLRQKDGVAGYLKRSESKFDHFGAGHASTSISAALGMALARDMAGDNYKVAAIIGDGALTGGMALEAINHAGHLPHTNLLVVLNDNEMSISPNVGAIPRYLNKMRLSPPVQFLTDNLEEQFKHLPFVGGSLSPELDRVKEGMKRLAVPKVGAVFEELGFTYMGPVDGHNLQELITTFKEAHKHTGPVLVHVATTKGKGYAIAEKDQVGYHAQSPFNLTTGKSLPSTKPKPPSYSKVFAETLIKLAEDNPKIVGITAAMATGTGLDKLQQALPKQYIDVGIAEQHAVTLAAGLACEGMRPVAAIYSTFLQRGFDQIVHDVCIQKLPVFFCLDRAGIVGADGPTHQGLYDIAYLRCIPNIVLMAPKDEAELQRMLVTGIDYTDGAIALRYPRGSGYGAPLMEEGWEALPIGKAEVLRQGDDLLLLGYGSMVYPAMQTAEILSEHGIEATVVNARFAKPLDKELILPLAQQIGKVVTMEEGCLMGGFGSAVAESILDAQVPARVLRIGVPDVLVDHASPDQSKATLGLTPPQMAERILATYQVEKPALVR, from the coding sequence ATGCACCTGAGTGACATAACTCACCCCAATCAACTCCACGGTTTATCCATTCGCCAGCTCGAAGACGTGGCTCGCCAAATTCGCGAAAAGCACCTGGAGACCGTGGCCGCTAGCGGGGGGCATTTGGGGCCTGGGCTGGGAGTGGTGGAGCTGACGTTGGCCCTGTACCAAACCCTCGACCTCGATCGCGACAAAGTCACCTGGGATGTGGGCCACCAGGCCTACCCCCACAAGCTGATCACCGGCCGTTACCACGACTTCCACACCCTGCGCCAGAAGGACGGCGTGGCGGGCTACCTGAAGCGCAGCGAGAGCAAGTTTGACCACTTTGGCGCAGGGCACGCTTCCACCAGTATTTCAGCCGCCCTGGGTATGGCCCTGGCCCGCGATATGGCGGGGGACAACTACAAGGTGGCGGCGATCATCGGCGACGGCGCCCTGACCGGCGGCATGGCCCTGGAAGCCATCAACCACGCCGGGCACCTGCCCCACACCAACCTGCTGGTGGTGCTCAACGACAACGAAATGTCGATTTCCCCCAACGTAGGGGCGATTCCGCGCTACCTCAACAAAATGCGCCTCAGCCCGCCGGTGCAGTTCCTCACCGACAACCTCGAAGAGCAGTTCAAGCACCTGCCCTTCGTGGGGGGGTCGCTGTCCCCCGAGCTGGATCGGGTGAAGGAAGGCATGAAGCGGTTAGCGGTGCCCAAGGTGGGGGCCGTGTTTGAGGAACTGGGCTTTACCTACATGGGGCCCGTGGATGGCCACAACCTACAGGAGCTGATCACTACCTTTAAAGAGGCCCACAAGCACACCGGGCCGGTACTGGTGCATGTGGCCACCACCAAGGGCAAGGGCTACGCGATCGCCGAAAAAGACCAGGTGGGCTACCACGCCCAGTCGCCCTTCAACCTCACCACCGGTAAGAGCCTGCCCTCCACCAAGCCCAAGCCGCCCAGCTACTCCAAGGTGTTTGCCGAAACGCTGATCAAGCTGGCTGAAGATAACCCCAAAATTGTCGGCATTACCGCCGCCATGGCCACCGGCACCGGGCTCGACAAGCTCCAGCAGGCCCTGCCCAAGCAGTACATCGATGTCGGCATCGCGGAGCAGCACGCCGTTACCCTGGCCGCGGGCCTGGCCTGCGAGGGCATGCGCCCCGTCGCCGCCATCTACTCCACCTTCCTGCAGCGCGGCTTTGACCAAATTGTCCACGATGTCTGCATTCAAAAGCTGCCGGTGTTCTTCTGCCTCGATCGGGCGGGCATTGTTGGGGCCGACGGGCCGACCCATCAGGGACTGTACGACATCGCCTACCTGCGCTGCATCCCCAACATTGTGCTGATGGCCCCCAAGGATGAGGCTGAACTTCAGCGCATGCTGGTTACCGGCATTGACTACACCGATGGCGCGATCGCCCTGCGCTACCCGCGCGGTAGCGGCTACGGTGCCCCCCTGATGGAAGAAGGCTGGGAAGCCCTACCCATCGGCAAAGCGGAGGTGCTGCGCCAGGGCGACGACCTGCTGCTGCTGGGCTACGGCTCGATGGTGTACCCGGCCATGCAGACCGCCGAAATCCTCAGTGAGCACGGCATTGAGGCCACGGTGGTCAACGCCCGCTTTGCCAAACCCCTGGATAAGGAGCTAATTCTGCCCCTGGCCCAGCAGATCGGTAAGGTGGTGACGATGGAAGAAGGTTGCCTGATGGGCGGCTTTGGTTCCGCCGTGGCCGAGTCCATTCTCGATGCCCAGGTTCCTGCTCGGGTGCTGCGCATCGGCGTGCCCGATGTGCTGGTGGATCATGCCTCCCCCGACCAGTCCAAGGCGACCCTGGGGCTGACCCCACCCCAGATGGCGGAGCGCATTTTGGCCACTTACCAGGTAGAAAAGCCTGCCCTGGTGCGATAA
- a CDS encoding nitrogenase component 1, with translation MGDNLLEISLARFLTRCGMTVQEIGIPYMDKRYQAAELALLEKTCNEMGTPLPKITEKPDNYNQIQRIQELHPDLVITGMAHANPLEARGISTKWSVEFTFAQIHGFGNTRDILELVTRPLRRNNNLKDLGWEKLVKEEAKV, from the coding sequence ATGGGCGACAACCTGCTGGAAATCTCCCTGGCCCGCTTCCTTACCCGCTGTGGCATGACGGTGCAGGAAATCGGCATCCCCTATATGGATAAGCGCTACCAGGCGGCGGAGCTGGCCCTGCTAGAGAAAACCTGCAACGAAATGGGCACGCCCCTACCCAAAATTACCGAAAAGCCCGACAACTACAACCAGATCCAGCGCATTCAAGAGCTGCACCCTGATCTGGTGATTACGGGCATGGCCCACGCCAACCCGCTGGAGGCGCGGGGCATCAGCACCAAGTGGTCGGTGGAGTTTACCTTCGCCCAAATCCACGGCTTTGGCAACACCCGCGACATTCTTGAGCTGGTGACGCGCCCCCTGCGCCGCAACAACAACCTCAAAGACCTCGGCTGGGAGAAGCTGGTCAAAGAAGAAGCGAAGGTGTAA
- a CDS encoding AsnC family protein, whose translation MTSTIRERRQQVAECLRTQGRAALSALAEATGLSRSSVHRHRQSIDRAEQHPESGWWETAVGYPWLVRLVIAVVYHFGIKQGVGAESLSAFFKAIHLDTHMGSSATALRQLKHLTFLAAPSTSLAWRRSMSPRRCWPARAIAAPRTWLAAWVLFTGRWR comes from the coding sequence ATGACCTCTACTATACGAGAGCGGCGACAACAGGTGGCCGAATGTTTGAGAACGCAAGGTCGAGCGGCGCTGAGTGCGCTAGCTGAGGCGACGGGATTGAGCCGCAGCAGTGTTCATCGCCATCGGCAGTCGATAGACCGCGCTGAGCAACACCCTGAGTCAGGCTGGTGGGAAACAGCGGTGGGATATCCGTGGCTAGTACGCCTGGTGATAGCGGTGGTGTATCACTTTGGGATTAAGCAAGGGGTTGGAGCCGAGAGCCTATCGGCGTTCTTTAAGGCGATTCATCTGGACACTCACATGGGTAGTTCGGCCACAGCATTACGACAACTCAAACATCTGACCTTTCTCGCTGCACCCTCGACGTCACTCGCGTGGCGGAGGTCGATGTCGCCCAGGCGCTGCTGGCCTGCCAGAGCGATCGCCGCCCCCAGGACCTGGCTAGCTGCGTGGGTACTATTCACCGGTCGCTGGCGGTGA
- a CDS encoding ferredoxin:protochlorophyllide reductase (ATP-dependent) subunit N — protein sequence MTLAPAQPNTSALEFDCDTGNYHTFCPISCVAWLYQKIEDSFFLVIGTKTCGYFLQNAMGVMIFAEPRYAMAELEEGDISAQLNDYEELKRLCESIKRDRNPSVIVWIGTCTTEIIKMDLEGLAPRLEAEIGIPIVVARANGLDYAFTQGEDTVLAAMAQRCPTEEEAAAKQPTVAKEEPKNGGLQKLLGLGRKKDEEIPAEDTPYHDHPPLVLFGSVPDPIVTQMTLELKRQGIKVDGWLPAKLYTDLPTVDEGYYVAGINPFLSRTATTLMRRRKCKLIGAPFPIGPDGTRAWIEKICSVFNIEPQGMEEREAKIWESVEDYLEFIRGKSVYFMGDNLLEISLARFLTRCGMTVQEIGIPYMDKRYQAAELALLEKTCNEMGTPLPKITEKPDNYNQIQRIQELHPDLVITGMAHANPLEARGISTSWGMVYVSKGLCLLWPPPSKRFCTSKGSPSTSANWPNWPAAIAKTLKKG from the coding sequence ATGACTCTGGCCCCAGCTCAACCCAACACCTCCGCCCTCGAATTTGACTGCGACACCGGCAACTACCACACCTTTTGCCCGATCAGCTGCGTGGCGTGGCTGTACCAAAAAATCGAAGACAGCTTTTTCTTGGTGATCGGCACCAAGACCTGCGGCTACTTTTTGCAAAACGCCATGGGGGTGATGATCTTTGCCGAACCCCGCTATGCCATGGCCGAGCTGGAGGAGGGCGATATCTCAGCCCAGCTCAACGACTACGAGGAGCTGAAGCGGCTGTGTGAGAGCATTAAGCGCGATCGCAACCCCTCCGTGATCGTCTGGATTGGCACCTGCACCACCGAGATCATCAAAATGGACCTCGAAGGGCTGGCCCCCCGCCTCGAAGCCGAAATCGGCATACCCATTGTCGTCGCCCGCGCCAACGGCCTCGACTACGCCTTCACCCAGGGCGAAGACACCGTGCTCGCCGCTATGGCCCAGCGCTGCCCCACCGAGGAAGAAGCCGCCGCCAAGCAGCCTACGGTAGCGAAGGAAGAGCCTAAGAATGGCGGCCTGCAAAAGCTGCTGGGCCTGGGCCGTAAAAAAGACGAAGAAATCCCCGCCGAAGACACCCCCTACCACGACCACCCGCCCCTGGTGCTGTTCGGCTCTGTGCCCGACCCCATCGTCACCCAAATGACCCTGGAGCTGAAGCGGCAGGGCATCAAGGTCGATGGCTGGCTGCCCGCCAAGCTCTACACCGACCTACCCACCGTGGATGAAGGCTACTACGTCGCCGGTATCAACCCCTTCCTCTCGCGCACCGCTACCACGCTGATGCGCCGCCGCAAGTGCAAGCTGATCGGTGCCCCCTTCCCCATCGGCCCCGACGGCACCCGCGCCTGGATCGAGAAAATCTGCTCGGTCTTCAACATCGAGCCCCAGGGTATGGAGGAGCGCGAAGCCAAAATCTGGGAGTCGGTCGAAGACTACCTCGAATTCATTCGCGGCAAGTCGGTCTACTTCATGGGCGACAACCTGCTGGAAATCTCCCTGGCCCGCTTCCTTACCCGCTGTGGCATGACGGTGCAGGAAATCGGCATCCCCTATATGGATAAGCGCTACCAGGCGGCGGAGCTGGCCCTGCTAGAGAAAACCTGCAACGAAATGGGCACGCCCCTACCCAAAATTACCGAAAAGCCCGACAACTACAACCAGATCCAGCGCATTCAAGAGCTGCACCCTGATCTGGTGATTACGGGCATGGCCCACGCCAACCCGCTGGAGGCGCGGGGCATCAGCACCAGCTGGGGAATGGTCTACGTCAGCAAGGGTCTATGTCTACTCTGGCCACCACCATCGAAGCGATTCTGTACCTCAAAGGGCAGCCCCTCGACATCGGCAAACTGGCCGAACTGGCCCGCTGCGATCGCGAAGACGTTGAAGAAGGGCTGA
- a CDS encoding Uma2 family endonuclease: MTTTKATDKLATLQRKMAEYRDCGVRLGWLIDPQEKRVEIYGLGRPTEDLSQPEQLSGEGVLPGFVLILATI; this comes from the coding sequence GTGACAACCACTAAAGCGACGGACAAGCTGGCCACGCTTCAGCGCAAGATGGCGGAGTATCGAGATTGCGGCGTGCGGCTAGGGTGGCTGATTGACCCCCAGGAGAAGCGGGTAGAGATCTACGGCCTGGGCCGACCGACTGAGGATCTGAGCCAGCCAGAGCAGCTTTCTGGTGAAGGGGTGCTGCCGGGGTTTGTGCTCATCCTAGCAACGATTTGA
- the rpsN gene encoding 30S ribosomal protein S14 translates to MAKKSMIARERKREKLVAKYAQKREALLEEFNNAGSQQEKVAIHRKIQQLPRNSAPTRLHNRCWMTGRPRGYYRDFGLCRNKLREMAHQGLLPGVVKSSW, encoded by the coding sequence ATGGCTAAGAAAAGCATGATTGCGCGGGAGCGCAAGCGGGAAAAACTGGTGGCAAAGTATGCCCAGAAGCGCGAGGCGCTGCTGGAAGAGTTTAACAATGCCGGAAGCCAGCAGGAGAAGGTGGCAATCCACCGTAAAATTCAGCAGCTTCCCCGCAACAGCGCGCCGACTCGCCTGCACAATCGCTGCTGGATGACGGGTCGCCCCCGCGGCTACTACCGCGACTTTGGGCTCTGCCGCAACAAGCTGCGGGAGATGGCCCACCAGGGACTGCTGCCCGGCGTGGTCAAGTCCAGCTGGTAA